Within the Salvia hispanica cultivar TCC Black 2014 chromosome 4, UniMelb_Shisp_WGS_1.0, whole genome shotgun sequence genome, the region ATTGGCTGCAAAATTGAAGCTAGTTGTAGAAAACAGTCATCAAGTTATGAAGCCAACAATTGGCCTGATCAAAGCTCCCATAGCTGAAAAACGTGGCAGCTCAAGGCGCGTATCagtagagaaaaaattgaagctCGGACGATTGATTAAGAATGTAAGTATGGTTGTTCACACCTTCAGCTTTCCactttcataaaatttggCACTAATTGAATTCTCTATCAATGTGAACAGATCAAGCCTGGAAAAGCAACACTGAATGGCAGCACATCTTTGAGCAAAACTGCGGACAAAGGTGTGAACCGTTGTCAAGAACCAGCTATTGATGCTCGTACTCGTGGGGTGGTTCCAAATGAAGAAAAGAGTCCTTGCTCAACTCCTGCTGAAGGTGACCAAATGTCGCCAAAGAATGCTTTGCGGGCTGCAATGCTCAAAAGACGTTTCGCTGATACTATCTTCAAAGCACATCAGAAACTTGTATATACATTAAACTTACACTCTACTACACTCTATTGTATACTTGGTTGTATATATCAGTATGcataatactaatattgtGTGTTTCTTTACTGGTGTAGTATGAAAAAACAgggattgaagaacaattcgAAGCTGCTAAAATGGCGTCTcgtgagagagaaagaaacgCTGCAAGGATGGCACTAGAGAAGGTACGTAGTTCATTGACTGATAACATTTGAACAGAtaaattgaatctttttttttaatgttagtTTTGAGTTAATGCTAACCAAAACCGGAAACTGTTTCGTATTGCAGATCAAAAAGACCGTTGAGATCGATAGTCCTCCAAACTTGCTGAGAGAGATGGATATTCTATTTGGTTGCTATTCAAACCCCAAGTCATTGGAGAGAATTGGCTTTTACTTGAAGCAAAACTATgtggaagaagatgaagtatATGAGAAAGAAGATTAATCCAGAAGAAGGAGAAATTTTCTTGTAGAAACAATCGTATATATTTCCAAGAATGAAGAAAGGAATCATATATAGATTGAAATTCTTTGTATATACATTCATGAATTGTTATCTATAAAAAGTCCTTAAAGTCTCACACCCAAGTCTCTATTGAAATTGTTTTACTACTAGTCAGTATTCAGGTAAAACTTTATTGGGGCCTTCTTGATTTCATGAAAGCATGCATAATTTTTGGGTCAATCAATTTTATGTTACATGCAGTCGATCAAGTTGATTAAGTTTTGTTCTTAAGGTGGATTAGCAATTTAGCATAGATCattaattcttttaaattttaggtCACGGGAGTTGCCTTTACACAACTTagggatttttttaaaaaaattctataattaaattattaagtcCCATGTTCAAAAATCATACTCAATGGTAAATCTCTATTGGCAATTTTAAGATCTTAgatttccatatataaaatCTCTATTGGTAATCAAACAATATTCAAGTGGTAATAGGTAAGAGTACAGATTCTCAAATGTTAGGGTACACGTTTTccttatataaattttaaactattaatattgtgaatttgtgaCTGTTGTCATATATGTCAATTTTGAACTCTCAATTTTCTAGCATTCTAGGAATCTCGTATGGCCCCAATCTGATTCACGTATATGCTCAtgaaaataatagttttaacTATATTTAGTAAAGTCCATATATATTTgatcaaatattaattcaacTAGTATGCTTTTGTCAAATACAAAGAGTTGCTCAACTTGCTTGTCGTCGCAATGTTGAAAAAGATTAGGGAAACCACTTTCCCTCTTATGCTACAGACTTTCTAATCATTCTACATGCAGTTCATAGTTGTAAGTAGATAGATCACAATTCTTAGAAAATGTATCAAGTAGCTAgtaaatgaagataaaaagcctcaaattaaaatatttaattttagaaaatattgtcAAATAGTAATTCATGTGCAATATTAATGTTGGGAATCAGTGAGACTCGCTCAATTGAATCTAAATTTAGCCACAGAAATTGATAATCAGCATACATACAAACACACAGAGCCATAATATTAGCtgcattaataaattttaatgataaaattaaggTAACAAATTTAGACAGAAGTAGTAAGTTTACGAGTGCCTCTCCTCGTTTCTCTCATCTCAACAATGCCACACTCTCTAACTCTCCCAAACAAAAAATCATTCCCCAAATCCAAAACCAATTCCCTAAAAATGcagatcatcatcatcaaaaacAAGACCGCAATTGTATAGCCACAAATCGGAATCCCATCTCCACCGGGGCAATGGCAACAGGCGTGGCCGAACCCTTGCCGCCGTCGACCTCCACCGCACCGACCTACTCCTACCCTCCCGTCATCATCATCCTCACCATCGTCCtcctcatcttcttcttcgcgGGATTCTTCTCCATCTACTTCTGCCGCTGCTTCATGCAGAACCTCCTCTGCACGTGGCACCTCCGCCGCAGCACCACGGCGGCCCCCTCGGGCGGGGCTGCAGGCGCCGCCCCGGGGGGCGCCGGGCTGGACCCGTCGATCGTGGAGTCGTTCCCGACGTTCACGTACTCGACGGTGAAGGACTACACGAAGGAGAGGTACGGCGTGGAGTGCGCCATCTGCCTGGTGGAATTCCGGAGCAGCGACGTCCTCCGCCTCCTCACCGCCTGCTGCCACGTGTTCCACCGTGAGTGCATCGACCTTTGGCTCGAGTCGCACAAGACGTGCCCGGTATGCCGCCGGGACCTCAACTCGCCGCTGCAGTCACCGGTCAAGTCGCCGAGGGTGTCGGTCAACGAGGAGGACGAGGGGACCCGCCAAGAAGTAGACAGCTGCAGCGTCACCATcaaagaagaagacgaggagGGGAGGAATCAGGAGGAGGGCGGTGAGATGGAGACGGAGAGGGAGAAGTTCTCGAGATCGCACTCGACGGGACACTCGATAAAGAGGAATAGGGAAGGGGAGGAGAAGTATACGCTGATATTGCCGGAGGAGGTGAAGTCGAGCATCATAAGTAGGCATAACTCGAGCAAGAGTTGGACGAGTTTCGGTGATTTTAAacgtaataataataagagtGCTGACAATCACGAGAGAGTAGCCGAGGCCGAGTCTTCTGGGGTGCCTGCTGAATCAGACCACATAGTATAGCCAATTTTCatcgtttttcattttggtgtTAGGTTTTAGTTGGAAGAGctttgtcatttttttgtcGATTTTAGTGTAAGATATAGATCAGAGTAAATTAACTACTTCAAAATTGCTCTCCCGGTATTTTATTCTCCCTCATTCCCCATTGTGTGTtccgattttttattttgatctgtTTAATATTAAGAGCATCCGTAATAGCGGATGTCCCAGCGGACGTCTGACCGCGTGCCGTGCGGGACGTCCGCTATTGCGACGTTTTCGGAGGATGCGGACGTCGGCGGCGAACGAGCGGTCATCCGCAGGTGTGCGCGGACGtcccaattttttatttatattttttttattctttattttttaaaactctatatatacggttcgttgaacttcatttcactTGCACCACTTGTATTAACGagtttatttttctactttcattttttttaagataaatGGAGCACGACAGTGATTCTCCCACCACGAGCGAGTCACAAACGCCGACGTTTCCCGTTGAAGGTGGGGGAAACGCCAGCGTAACTGCAGGATGCCCTGAATGGTGCCAATGATTCCCCAACCCCAAATGGCGGGGATGATGCCCGGATACTATAATATGTACCCTTGGTGTGCAGGGATGGGTGGGATGGTGCCCCGAATGCCCGGGGTGAGTGGAGAGATGACAGGGATGTCGCCCGGTATGATGGGGGAATGATGCCCGTAATGGCGGCCGAAATGGGGGGAATGATGCTAGAGATGAGCGGGATGATGCTCGGTATGATGCAGGGCATGTCTGCCGCTGCGGGGGATAGCGGAGTGGGGGTCACCCAACCATCTAGGGACAATGTGTATCGCCCCTTCGTGGATTTATTGTCTAGCAATTCCTAGAGTACTCCTCTGGAGACTCAGTTCACCGGCATTgagactttctcttttgaaGAGTTGGGGATATCTCCGGTCAGGGAGTCTCCCACTGAGATAACACCGGCGGTAgaaaagttgaagaagaagggcAAAGGGAAGGGCAAGGGCACTACCTCGTCCTCGCGTGCGGGGGACGAGGGGGAGGCCGGCGAGGGAAAAAGGACCATCTGGAGCGAGGCGGAAAATTGTCGCGTTGGCAAAGGCCTGGGTCAATATAGTCGGGGATCTCTACATCGGGTCTAACCAAACTATCGAAAGATTGGTGGCGCATTAGCCAGAACTACATCAAATTCTGCCCGCTAGGTGGGAAGCCTCACAATGGGGAGCAATGCCGGAAACAGTGGGAGCGGCTGAGGTGGGCCATAAGCCGATTTGCCGGCATCTACGAAAACAACGTCCGCACGACAACCAACGACATGTC harbors:
- the LOC125218403 gene encoding transcription factor GTE10-like; translation: MAGNRTQTMRCNLMQLPHKAATNNTARCSLKFTVTSEANVAVNPSRKRRSEMSIDDDQWWKKQKMGCKVAAECTQLLKGLMDRRIAQGFARPVDPLKTPPDYFKMIKNPMDLGTIKRKLERNMYSAANQFADDIVLTFGNAMLYHPPSSEVYRFARLLDCNFRRMWGILAAKLKLVVENSHQVMKPTIGLIKAPIAEKRGSSRRVSVEKKLKLGRLIKNIKPGKATLNGSTSLSKTADKGVNRCQEPAIDARTRGVVPNEEKSPCSTPAEGDQMSPKNALRAAMLKRRFADTIFKAHQKLYEKTGIEEQFEAAKMASRERERNAARMALEKIKKTVEIDSPPNLLREMDILFGCYSNPKSLERIGFYLKQNYVEEDEVYEKED
- the LOC125218408 gene encoding RING-H2 finger protein ATL29, whose amino-acid sequence is MSILNSQFSSILGISYGPNLIHVTNLDRSSKFTSASPRFSHLNNATLSNSPKQKIIPQIQNQFPKNADHHHQKQDRNCIATNRNPISTGAMATGVAEPLPPSTSTAPTYSYPPVIIILTIVLLIFFFAGFFSIYFCRCFMQNLLCTWHLRRSTTAAPSGGAAGAAPGGAGLDPSIVESFPTFTYSTVKDYTKERYGVECAICLVEFRSSDVLRLLTACCHVFHRECIDLWLESHKTCPVCRRDLNSPLQSPVKSPRVSVNEEDEGTRQEVDSCSVTIKEEDEEGRNQEEGGEMETEREKFSRSHSTGHSIKRNREGEEKYTLILPEEVKSSIISRHNSSKSWTSFGDFKRNNNKSADNHERVAEAESSGVPAESDHIV